From a single Vampirovibrio chlorellavorus genomic region:
- a CDS encoding type Z 30S ribosomal protein S14 — protein MIVKEEKRIVKVAKGKLPKVRLHNRCSLCGRPRSYYRLFGTCRLCLRKLASEGKLPGVTKSSW, from the coding sequence ATGATTGTTAAAGAGGAAAAGCGCATTGTAAAGGTCGCTAAGGGCAAGTTGCCCAAGGTAAGACTCCACAATCGTTGCAGCCTGTGCGGCCGTCCTCGTAGTTACTACCGCTTGTTTGGTACTTGCAGACTGTGTCTGCGGAAATTGGCCAGTGAAGGTAAACTGCCTGGCGTGACCAAATCCAGCTGGTAA